A region from the Perca fluviatilis chromosome 16, GENO_Pfluv_1.0, whole genome shotgun sequence genome encodes:
- the gusb gene encoding beta-glucuronidase isoform X2 yields the protein MNIWYKMVIPARLGAFRVLCLFAVFEAVCLLDTGMLFPRESSSREVKELNGRWDFRADKSPNRNQGFEKAWYKSRLAETGPVIDMPVPASYNDITQDATLRDFIGWVWYEREVVVPARWIADEGTRVVLRVGSAHYYSVVWMNGVKVTEHNGGHLPFEAEIGSLIRKDPTQPCRITIAVNNTLTLDTLPPGNIQHMDDRTQYPDGYFVQNTYFDFFNYAGIHRSVLLYTTPKAYVDDITVVTDFLDNTGLVYYKVSVQGAATATMKATLMDQNARCVASSSGPSGVLKVVDVNLWWPYLMHENPAYLYSMEVRLMATDGRSTYEDVYTLPVGIRTVNVTSTQFLINNKPFYFHGVNKHEDSDIRGKGFDWPLIVKDFNLLKWLGANSFRTSHYPYAEEILQMCDRHGIVVIDECPGVGIADSRSFGNSSLAHHLAVMDELVHRDKNHASVVMWSVANEPATEMPPADFYFKTLITHTKVLDPTRPVTFATRTDYASDRGAPYVDVICVNSYFSWYYDPGHLEVIPIQLKTQFENWYGKYQKPIIQSEYGADAVAGLHSDPPVMFSEEYQKAVLQSYHNVLDQKRKQYVIGELIWNFADFMTVQGIFRVLGNKKGIFTRERQPKAAAFILKERYWRLANETGRLPVWTKYPCSF from the exons ATGAATATTTGGTACAAGATGGTCATACCTGCAAGGCTCGGTGCGTTTCGTGTTTTGTGCCTCTTTGCTGTGTTTGAAGCGGTATGTCTGCTGGACACCGGCATGCTCTTCCCCCGGGAGTCTTCCTCCAGAGAGGTGAAGGAGCTGAACGGGCGGTGGGACTTCAGGGCTGACAAGTCCCCAAACAGGAACCAGGGCTTCGAGAAGGCTTGGTACAAAAGTCGCCTGGCAGAG ACAGGCCCAGTGATTGACATGCCAGTTCCTGCCAGCTACAATGACATCACCCAGGACGCCACGCTGAGAGATTTCATTGGCTGGGTGTGGTATGAGCGAGAGGTGGTGGTGCCTGCCCGCTGGATCGCCGATGAAGGAACAAGAGTGGTTCTCAGAGTGGGAAGTGCTCACTATTATTCAGTAGTG TGGATGAATGGGGTGAAAGTGACAGAGCATAACGGTGGCCATCTTCCTTTTGAGGCTGAGATAGGCAGTTTAATCCGCAAGGACCCAACTCAGCCATGTAGGATCACCATCGCTGTCAACAACACTCTGACTCTGGACACTCTTCCTCCAGGAAATATCCAGCACATGGACGACCGCACACA GTATCCTGATGGTTATTTTGTGCAAAACACCTACTTTGATTTCTTCAACTATGCTGGCATACATCGTTCTGTGTTGCTGTATACTACTCCTAAGGCTTATGTGGATGACATCACTGTGGTGACTGACTTCTTGGATAACACtg GTCTAGTCTACTACAAGGTGTCAGTCCAAGGTGCTGCCACAGCCACCATGAAGGCCACTTTGATGGACCAAAATGCCCGCTGCGTGGCTTCCTCCAGCGGGCCATCTGGAGTGCTCAAAGTAGTAGATGTCAATCTGTGGTGGCCGTACTTGATGCATGAGAATCCAGCTTACCTTTACTCTATGGAG GTTCGCTTAATGGCAACCGATGGCCGATCCACGTATGAGGATGTGTATACTCTACCAGTCGGCATCCGCACAGTCAACGTTACCAGCACACAGTTCCTCATCAACAACAAGCCCTTCTATTTCCATGGAGTCAATAAACATGAGGACTCTGAT ATTCGAGGTAAAGGCTTCGACTGGCCCCTGATTGTCAAGGACTTTAACCTATTGAAGTGGTTGGGGGCCAACTCATTCCGCACCAGCCACTACCCCTATGCTGAGGAGATCCTGCAGATGTGTGACCGCCATGGCATTGTGGTGATAGATGAGTGCCCGGGGGTGGGCATCGCAGATAG TCGCAGTTTTGGAAACTCCTCCCTGGCCCATCACCTAGCTGTCATGGACGAGCTTGTACATCGGGACAAGAACCATGCCTCTGTGGTCATGTGGTCAGTAGCCAATGAGCCGGCTACAGAGATGCCCCCTGCGGACTTCTATTTCAA gaccTTGATAACACATACCAAAGTTCTGGATCCAACCCGGCCTGTCACTTTTGCCACAAGAACTGACTATGCCAGTGACAGAGGG GCTCCCTATGTGGATGTAATCTGCGTAAACAGTTACTTCTCCTGGTACTATGATCCAGGCCATCTGGAGGTCATCCCCATCCAGCTTAAAACTCAGTTTGAGAACTGGTATGGAAAGTACCAGAAACCCATCATCCAGAGTGAATATGGAGCAGATGCAGTGGCAGGGCTTCACAGT GATCCACCCGTGATGTTTTCTGAGGAGTACCAGAAGGCAGTCCTGCAGAGCTACCACAACGTGCTGGACCAGAAGAGGAAGCAGTATGTCATTGGTGAACTCATCTGGAACTTTGCCGACTTCATGACCGTACAAG GGATCTTCCGTGTGTTAGGGAACAAGAAGGGTATTTTCACCAGGGAAAGGCAGCCCAAAGCAGCAGCATTCATCCTGAAAGAGAGGTACTGGAGACTGGCAA ATGAAACTGGCAGACTACCGGTTTGGACCAAGTACCCCTGCTCATTCTGA
- the gusb gene encoding beta-glucuronidase isoform X4: protein MPVPASYNDITQDATLRDFIGWVWYEREVVVPARWIADEGTRVVLRVGSAHYYSVVWMNGVKVTEHNGGHLPFEAEIGSLIRKDPTQPCRITIAVNNTLTLDTLPPGNIQHMDDRTQYPDGYFVQNTYFDFFNYAGIHRSVLLYTTPKAYVDDITVVTDFLDNTGLVYYKVSVQGAATATMKATLMDQNARCVASSSGPSGVLKVVDVNLWWPYLMHENPAYLYSMEVRLMATDGRSTYEDVYTLPVGIRTVNVTSTQFLINNKPFYFHGVNKHEDSDIRGKGFDWPLIVKDFNLLKWLGANSFRTSHYPYAEEILQMCDRHGIVVIDECPGVGIADSRSFGNSSLAHHLAVMDELVHRDKNHASVVMWSVANEPATEMPPADFYFKTLITHTKVLDPTRPVTFATRTDYASDRGAPYVDVICVNSYFSWYYDPGHLEVIPIQLKTQFENWYGKYQKPIIQSEYGADAVAGLHSDPPVMFSEEYQKAVLQSYHNVLDQKRKQYVIGELIWNFADFMTVQGIFRVLGNKKGIFTRERQPKAAAFILKERYWRLANEQNRLGLNTSAHSDTRQLVHAFQDSLDPM, encoded by the exons ATGCCAGTTCCTGCCAGCTACAATGACATCACCCAGGACGCCACGCTGAGAGATTTCATTGGCTGGGTGTGGTATGAGCGAGAGGTGGTGGTGCCTGCCCGCTGGATCGCCGATGAAGGAACAAGAGTGGTTCTCAGAGTGGGAAGTGCTCACTATTATTCAGTAGTG TGGATGAATGGGGTGAAAGTGACAGAGCATAACGGTGGCCATCTTCCTTTTGAGGCTGAGATAGGCAGTTTAATCCGCAAGGACCCAACTCAGCCATGTAGGATCACCATCGCTGTCAACAACACTCTGACTCTGGACACTCTTCCTCCAGGAAATATCCAGCACATGGACGACCGCACACA GTATCCTGATGGTTATTTTGTGCAAAACACCTACTTTGATTTCTTCAACTATGCTGGCATACATCGTTCTGTGTTGCTGTATACTACTCCTAAGGCTTATGTGGATGACATCACTGTGGTGACTGACTTCTTGGATAACACtg GTCTAGTCTACTACAAGGTGTCAGTCCAAGGTGCTGCCACAGCCACCATGAAGGCCACTTTGATGGACCAAAATGCCCGCTGCGTGGCTTCCTCCAGCGGGCCATCTGGAGTGCTCAAAGTAGTAGATGTCAATCTGTGGTGGCCGTACTTGATGCATGAGAATCCAGCTTACCTTTACTCTATGGAG GTTCGCTTAATGGCAACCGATGGCCGATCCACGTATGAGGATGTGTATACTCTACCAGTCGGCATCCGCACAGTCAACGTTACCAGCACACAGTTCCTCATCAACAACAAGCCCTTCTATTTCCATGGAGTCAATAAACATGAGGACTCTGAT ATTCGAGGTAAAGGCTTCGACTGGCCCCTGATTGTCAAGGACTTTAACCTATTGAAGTGGTTGGGGGCCAACTCATTCCGCACCAGCCACTACCCCTATGCTGAGGAGATCCTGCAGATGTGTGACCGCCATGGCATTGTGGTGATAGATGAGTGCCCGGGGGTGGGCATCGCAGATAG TCGCAGTTTTGGAAACTCCTCCCTGGCCCATCACCTAGCTGTCATGGACGAGCTTGTACATCGGGACAAGAACCATGCCTCTGTGGTCATGTGGTCAGTAGCCAATGAGCCGGCTACAGAGATGCCCCCTGCGGACTTCTATTTCAA gaccTTGATAACACATACCAAAGTTCTGGATCCAACCCGGCCTGTCACTTTTGCCACAAGAACTGACTATGCCAGTGACAGAGGG GCTCCCTATGTGGATGTAATCTGCGTAAACAGTTACTTCTCCTGGTACTATGATCCAGGCCATCTGGAGGTCATCCCCATCCAGCTTAAAACTCAGTTTGAGAACTGGTATGGAAAGTACCAGAAACCCATCATCCAGAGTGAATATGGAGCAGATGCAGTGGCAGGGCTTCACAGT GATCCACCCGTGATGTTTTCTGAGGAGTACCAGAAGGCAGTCCTGCAGAGCTACCACAACGTGCTGGACCAGAAGAGGAAGCAGTATGTCATTGGTGAACTCATCTGGAACTTTGCCGACTTCATGACCGTACAAG GGATCTTCCGTGTGTTAGGGAACAAGAAGGGTATTTTCACCAGGGAAAGGCAGCCCAAAGCAGCAGCATTCATCCTGAAAGAGAGGTACTGGAGACTGGCAAATGAACAGAACCGGCTTGGACTAAATACCTCTGCTCATTCTGACACCCGCCAATTGGTGCACGCATTTCAGGACAGCCTTGACCCCATGTAA
- the gusb gene encoding beta-glucuronidase isoform X3, giving the protein MVIPARLGAFRVLCLFTVFEAVCLLDTGMLFPRESSSREVKELNGRWDFRADKSPNRNQGFEKAWYKSRLAETGPVIDMPVPASYNDITQDPTLRDFIGWVWYEREVVVPARWIADEGTRVVLRVGSAHYYSVVWVNGVKVTEHNGGHLPFEAEIGSLIRKDPTQPCRITIAVNNTLTLDTLPPGNIQHMDDRTKYPDGFFVQNIYFDFFNYAGIHRSVLLYTTPKAYVDDITVVTDFLDNTGLVYYKVSVQGAATATLKATLMDKNGHCVVSSSGPSGVLKVVDVNLWWPYLMHENPAYLYSMEVRLMATDGRSTYEDVYTLPVGIRTVNVTSTQFLINNKPFYFHGVNKHEDSDIRGKGFDWPLIVKDFNLLKWLGANSFRTSHYPYAEEILQMCDRHGIVVIDECPGVGIKDIRSFGNSSLTHHLAVMDELVSRDKNHASVVMWSVANEPAAEMPPADFYFKTLIKHTKALDPTRPVTFITDSNYARDRGAPYVDVICVNSYFSWYHDPGHLEVIPIQLKSQFENWYGKYQKPIIQSEYGADAVAGIHSDPPVMFSEEYQKAVLQSYHNVLDQKRKQYVIGELIWNFADFMTVQGITRVVGNKKGIFTRERQPKAAAFILKERYWRLANETGRLPVWTKYPCSF; this is encoded by the exons ATGGTCATACCTGCAAGGCTCGGTGCGTTTCGTGTTTTGTGCCTCTTTACTGTGTTTGAAGCGGTATGTCTGCTGGACACCGGCATGCTCTTCCCCCGGGAGTCTTCCTCCAGAGAGGTGAAGGAGCTGAACGGGCGGTGGGACTTCAGGGCTGACAAGTCCCCAAACAGGAACCAGGGCTTCGAGAAGGCTTGGTACAAAAGTCGCCTGGCAGAG ACAGGCCCAGTGATTGACATGCCAGTTCCTGCCAGCTACAATGACATCACCCAGGACCCCACGCTGAGAGATTTCATTGGCTGGGTGTGGTATGAGCGAGAGGTGGTGGTGCCTGCCCGCTGGATCGCCGATGAAGGAACAAGAGTGGTTCTCAGAGTGGGAAGTGCTCACTATTATTCAGTAGTG TGGGTGAACGGGGTGAAAGTGACAGAGCATAACGGTGGCCATCTTCCTTTTGAGGCTGAAATCGGCAGCTTAATCCGCAAGGACCCAACTCAGCCATGCAGGATCACCATCGCTGTCAACAACACTCTGACTCTGGACACTCTTCCTCCAGGAAATATCCAGCACATGGACGACCGCACCAA GTATCCTGAtggtttttttgtgcaaaacaTCTACTTTGATTTCTTCAACTATGCTGGCATACATCGTTCTGTGTTGCTGTATACTACTCCTAAGGCTTATGTGGATGACATCACTGTGGTGACTGACTTCTTGGATAACACTG GTCTAGTCTACTACAAGGTGTCAGTCCAAGGTGCTGCCACAGCCACCCTGAAGGCCACTTTGATGGACAAAAATGGCCACTGCGTGGTTTCCTCCAGCGGGCCATCTGGAGTGCTCAAAGTAGTAGATGTCAATCTGTGGTGGCCGTACTTGATGCATGAGAATCCAGCTTACCTTTACTCTATGGAG GTTCGCTTAATGGCAACCGATGGCCGATCCACGTATGAGGATGTGTATACTCTACCAGTCGGCATCCGCACAGTCAACGTTACCAGCACACAGTTCCTCATCAACAACAAGCCCTTCTATTTCCATGGAGTCAATAAACATGAGGACTCTGAT ATTCGAGGTAAAGGCTTCGACTGGCCCCTGATTGTCAAGGACTTTAACCTATTGAAGTGGTTGGGGGCCAACTCATTCCGCACCAGCCACTACCCCTATGCTGAGGAGATCCTGCAGATGTGTGACCGCCACGGCATCGTGGTGATAGATGAGTGCCCGGGGGTGGGCATCAAAGACAT TCGCAGTTTTGGAAACTCCTCCCTGACCCATCACCTGGCTGTCATGGACGAGCTTGTAAGTCGGGACAAGAACCATGCCTCTGTGGTCATGTGGTCAGTAGCCAATGAGCCGGCTGCAGAGATGCCCCCTGCTGACTTCTATTTCAA GACCTTGATAAAACATACCAAAGCTCTGGATCCAACCCGGCCTGTCACTTTTATTACAGACAGTAACTATGCCAGGGACAGGGGG GCTCCCTATGTGGATGTAATCTGCGTAAACAGTTACTTCTCCTGGTACCATGATCCAGGCCATCTGGAGGTCATCCCCATCCAGCTCAAAAGTCAGTTTGAGAACTGGTATGGAAAGTACCAGAAACCCATCATCCAGAGTGAATATGGAGCAGATGCAGTGGCAGGGATTCACAGT GATCCACCCGTGATGTTTTCTGAGGAGTACCAGAAGGCAGTCCTGCAGAGCTACCACAACGTGCTGGACCAGAAGAGGAAGCAGTATGTCATTGGTGAACTCATCTGGAACTTTGCCGACTTCATGACTGTACAAG GGATCACACGAGTGGTGGGGAACAAGAAGGGTATTTTCACCAGGGAAAGGCAGCCCAAAGCAGCAGCATTCATCCTGAAAGAGAGGTACTGGAGACTGGCAAATGAAACTGGCAGACTACCGGTTTGGACCAAGTACCCCTGCTCATTCTGA
- the gusb gene encoding beta-glucuronidase isoform X5, with protein MPVPASYNDITQDPTLRDFIGWVWYEREVVVPARWIADEGTRVVLRVGSAHYYSVVWVNGVKVTEHNGGHLPFEAEIGSLIRKDPTQPCRITIAVNNTLTLDTLPPGNIQHMDDRTKYPDGFFVQNIYFDFFNYAGIHRSVLLYTTPKAYVDDITVVTDFLDNTGLVYYKVSVQGAATATLKATLMDKNGHCVVSSSGPSGVLKVVDVNLWWPYLMHENPAYLYSMEVRLMATDGRSTYEDVYTLPVGIRTVNVTSTQFLINNKPFYFHGVNKHEDSDIRGKGFDWPLIVKDFNLLKWLGANSFRTSHYPYAEEILQMCDRHGIVVIDECPGVGIKDIRSFGNSSLTHHLAVMDELVSRDKNHASVVMWSVANEPAAEMPPADFYFKTLIKHTKALDPTRPVTFITDSNYARDRGAPYVDVICVNSYFSWYHDPGHLEVIPIQLKSQFENWYGKYQKPIIQSEYGADAVAGIHSDPPVMFSEEYQKAVLQSYHNVLDQKRKQYVIGELIWNFADFMTVQGITRVVGNKKGIFTRERQPKAAAFILKERYWRLANETGRLPVWTKYPCSF; from the exons ATGCCAGTTCCTGCCAGCTACAATGACATCACCCAGGACCCCACGCTGAGAGATTTCATTGGCTGGGTGTGGTATGAGCGAGAGGTGGTGGTGCCTGCCCGCTGGATCGCCGATGAAGGAACAAGAGTGGTTCTCAGAGTGGGAAGTGCTCACTATTATTCAGTAGTG TGGGTGAACGGGGTGAAAGTGACAGAGCATAACGGTGGCCATCTTCCTTTTGAGGCTGAAATCGGCAGCTTAATCCGCAAGGACCCAACTCAGCCATGCAGGATCACCATCGCTGTCAACAACACTCTGACTCTGGACACTCTTCCTCCAGGAAATATCCAGCACATGGACGACCGCACCAA GTATCCTGAtggtttttttgtgcaaaacaTCTACTTTGATTTCTTCAACTATGCTGGCATACATCGTTCTGTGTTGCTGTATACTACTCCTAAGGCTTATGTGGATGACATCACTGTGGTGACTGACTTCTTGGATAACACTG GTCTAGTCTACTACAAGGTGTCAGTCCAAGGTGCTGCCACAGCCACCCTGAAGGCCACTTTGATGGACAAAAATGGCCACTGCGTGGTTTCCTCCAGCGGGCCATCTGGAGTGCTCAAAGTAGTAGATGTCAATCTGTGGTGGCCGTACTTGATGCATGAGAATCCAGCTTACCTTTACTCTATGGAG GTTCGCTTAATGGCAACCGATGGCCGATCCACGTATGAGGATGTGTATACTCTACCAGTCGGCATCCGCACAGTCAACGTTACCAGCACACAGTTCCTCATCAACAACAAGCCCTTCTATTTCCATGGAGTCAATAAACATGAGGACTCTGAT ATTCGAGGTAAAGGCTTCGACTGGCCCCTGATTGTCAAGGACTTTAACCTATTGAAGTGGTTGGGGGCCAACTCATTCCGCACCAGCCACTACCCCTATGCTGAGGAGATCCTGCAGATGTGTGACCGCCACGGCATCGTGGTGATAGATGAGTGCCCGGGGGTGGGCATCAAAGACAT TCGCAGTTTTGGAAACTCCTCCCTGACCCATCACCTGGCTGTCATGGACGAGCTTGTAAGTCGGGACAAGAACCATGCCTCTGTGGTCATGTGGTCAGTAGCCAATGAGCCGGCTGCAGAGATGCCCCCTGCTGACTTCTATTTCAA GACCTTGATAAAACATACCAAAGCTCTGGATCCAACCCGGCCTGTCACTTTTATTACAGACAGTAACTATGCCAGGGACAGGGGG GCTCCCTATGTGGATGTAATCTGCGTAAACAGTTACTTCTCCTGGTACCATGATCCAGGCCATCTGGAGGTCATCCCCATCCAGCTCAAAAGTCAGTTTGAGAACTGGTATGGAAAGTACCAGAAACCCATCATCCAGAGTGAATATGGAGCAGATGCAGTGGCAGGGATTCACAGT GATCCACCCGTGATGTTTTCTGAGGAGTACCAGAAGGCAGTCCTGCAGAGCTACCACAACGTGCTGGACCAGAAGAGGAAGCAGTATGTCATTGGTGAACTCATCTGGAACTTTGCCGACTTCATGACTGTACAAG GGATCACACGAGTGGTGGGGAACAAGAAGGGTATTTTCACCAGGGAAAGGCAGCCCAAAGCAGCAGCATTCATCCTGAAAGAGAGGTACTGGAGACTGGCAAATGAAACTGGCAGACTACCGGTTTGGACCAAGTACCCCTGCTCATTCTGA
- the gusb gene encoding beta-glucuronidase isoform X1 — protein sequence MNIWYKMVIPARLGAFRVLCLFAVFEAVCLLDTGMLFPRESSSREVKELNGRWDFRADKSPNRNQGFEKAWYKSRLAETGPVIDMPVPASYNDITQDATLRDFIGWVWYEREVVVPARWIADEGTRVVLRVGSAHYYSVVWMNGVKVTEHNGGHLPFEAEIGSLIRKDPTQPCRITIAVNNTLTLDTLPPGNIQHMDDRTQYPDGYFVQNTYFDFFNYAGIHRSVLLYTTPKAYVDDITVVTDFLDNTGLVYYKVSVQGAATATMKATLMDQNARCVASSSGPSGVLKVVDVNLWWPYLMHENPAYLYSMEVRLMATDGRSTYEDVYTLPVGIRTVNVTSTQFLINNKPFYFHGVNKHEDSDIRGKGFDWPLIVKDFNLLKWLGANSFRTSHYPYAEEILQMCDRHGIVVIDECPGVGIADSRSFGNSSLAHHLAVMDELVHRDKNHASVVMWSVANEPATEMPPADFYFKTLITHTKVLDPTRPVTFATRTDYASDRGAPYVDVICVNSYFSWYYDPGHLEVIPIQLKTQFENWYGKYQKPIIQSEYGADAVAGLHSDPPVMFSEEYQKAVLQSYHNVLDQKRKQYVIGELIWNFADFMTVQGIFRVLGNKKGIFTRERQPKAAAFILKERYWRLANEQNRLGLNTSAHSDTRQLVHAFQDSLDPM from the exons ATGAATATTTGGTACAAGATGGTCATACCTGCAAGGCTCGGTGCGTTTCGTGTTTTGTGCCTCTTTGCTGTGTTTGAAGCGGTATGTCTGCTGGACACCGGCATGCTCTTCCCCCGGGAGTCTTCCTCCAGAGAGGTGAAGGAGCTGAACGGGCGGTGGGACTTCAGGGCTGACAAGTCCCCAAACAGGAACCAGGGCTTCGAGAAGGCTTGGTACAAAAGTCGCCTGGCAGAG ACAGGCCCAGTGATTGACATGCCAGTTCCTGCCAGCTACAATGACATCACCCAGGACGCCACGCTGAGAGATTTCATTGGCTGGGTGTGGTATGAGCGAGAGGTGGTGGTGCCTGCCCGCTGGATCGCCGATGAAGGAACAAGAGTGGTTCTCAGAGTGGGAAGTGCTCACTATTATTCAGTAGTG TGGATGAATGGGGTGAAAGTGACAGAGCATAACGGTGGCCATCTTCCTTTTGAGGCTGAGATAGGCAGTTTAATCCGCAAGGACCCAACTCAGCCATGTAGGATCACCATCGCTGTCAACAACACTCTGACTCTGGACACTCTTCCTCCAGGAAATATCCAGCACATGGACGACCGCACACA GTATCCTGATGGTTATTTTGTGCAAAACACCTACTTTGATTTCTTCAACTATGCTGGCATACATCGTTCTGTGTTGCTGTATACTACTCCTAAGGCTTATGTGGATGACATCACTGTGGTGACTGACTTCTTGGATAACACtg GTCTAGTCTACTACAAGGTGTCAGTCCAAGGTGCTGCCACAGCCACCATGAAGGCCACTTTGATGGACCAAAATGCCCGCTGCGTGGCTTCCTCCAGCGGGCCATCTGGAGTGCTCAAAGTAGTAGATGTCAATCTGTGGTGGCCGTACTTGATGCATGAGAATCCAGCTTACCTTTACTCTATGGAG GTTCGCTTAATGGCAACCGATGGCCGATCCACGTATGAGGATGTGTATACTCTACCAGTCGGCATCCGCACAGTCAACGTTACCAGCACACAGTTCCTCATCAACAACAAGCCCTTCTATTTCCATGGAGTCAATAAACATGAGGACTCTGAT ATTCGAGGTAAAGGCTTCGACTGGCCCCTGATTGTCAAGGACTTTAACCTATTGAAGTGGTTGGGGGCCAACTCATTCCGCACCAGCCACTACCCCTATGCTGAGGAGATCCTGCAGATGTGTGACCGCCATGGCATTGTGGTGATAGATGAGTGCCCGGGGGTGGGCATCGCAGATAG TCGCAGTTTTGGAAACTCCTCCCTGGCCCATCACCTAGCTGTCATGGACGAGCTTGTACATCGGGACAAGAACCATGCCTCTGTGGTCATGTGGTCAGTAGCCAATGAGCCGGCTACAGAGATGCCCCCTGCGGACTTCTATTTCAA gaccTTGATAACACATACCAAAGTTCTGGATCCAACCCGGCCTGTCACTTTTGCCACAAGAACTGACTATGCCAGTGACAGAGGG GCTCCCTATGTGGATGTAATCTGCGTAAACAGTTACTTCTCCTGGTACTATGATCCAGGCCATCTGGAGGTCATCCCCATCCAGCTTAAAACTCAGTTTGAGAACTGGTATGGAAAGTACCAGAAACCCATCATCCAGAGTGAATATGGAGCAGATGCAGTGGCAGGGCTTCACAGT GATCCACCCGTGATGTTTTCTGAGGAGTACCAGAAGGCAGTCCTGCAGAGCTACCACAACGTGCTGGACCAGAAGAGGAAGCAGTATGTCATTGGTGAACTCATCTGGAACTTTGCCGACTTCATGACCGTACAAG GGATCTTCCGTGTGTTAGGGAACAAGAAGGGTATTTTCACCAGGGAAAGGCAGCCCAAAGCAGCAGCATTCATCCTGAAAGAGAGGTACTGGAGACTGGCAAATGAACAGAACCGGCTTGGACTAAATACCTCTGCTCATTCTGACACCCGCCAATTGGTGCACGCATTTCAGGACAGCCTTGACCCCATGTAA